A window from Primulina huaijiensis isolate GDHJ02 chromosome 11, ASM1229523v2, whole genome shotgun sequence encodes these proteins:
- the LOC140987647 gene encoding uncharacterized protein translates to MDGRPVRNNRNPRYGNRNNNRNNTDNEENLPPPPPPGLGLSQADLMAIATIVATTIQGLGNTNANGNPPPPGPPAQGVKYHYESLRKNRAQTFKGDPDPEVAQNWIKNIETQLRLLEIPNEFKVDVVTPFLEEKAAKWWETVSPAVTANGPITWQQFREVFLKQYYPAEVRLQKLSEFENFAQTMDMSVMEYTSKFNSLGTYAPTIMADDTLKMHRFKRGLSSRIQSALAVYQPTSFADLMGAAIRAETDIKRREDENKNKRPHSGQSFQGKQPFKRPNQSSGTFKGASSSPTYQEAKMCPICNNRHSGECRRKTGACFNCGKLGHRIADCPEPKKGTWSNSDTTSNKPKENKPNARVFAMTHKEADDSNDVVAGTILINEMPAYVLFDCGATHSFISKRFTKKLRLIPEVLVEPFRVATPTSKTIETHRVHKDCNIGINEHIFQAELIQLNMVEFDAILGMNWLSKNHAIVDCRLKNVKLRAPNQEEIVYYGKVKKHESLLSASQTWKAMKSGEEVYLAMLSEVKEGTTLALEKIPVVQEFPDVFPEELPGTIPDREVEFEINLVPNATPISKAPYRMAPAELKELKKQLQELLDKKQIRPSASPWGAPVLFVKKKDGSMRLCIDYRELNKITIKNKYPLPRIDDLFDQLKGATVFSKLDLRSGYHQLKVKTDDIPKTAFRTRYGHYEFIVMPFGLTNAPAAFMDLMNRVFKPFLDKFVVVFIDDILVYSSSEEDHKEHLRLTLQTLREKELYAKFRKCEFWLKSVTFLGHIISAAGVSVDPKKVEAIMDWSRPKNVAEIRSFLGLAGYYRKFVEGFSSIAIPLTKLTQKNSKFQWSEECEQSFETLKKKLASTPVLVLPSEGKNFTIYSDASKGGLGCVLMQDGRVIAYASRQLKPYEHNYPTHDLELAAVVFALKIWRHYLYGAKCEIFTDHQSLKYLFTQKELNMRQRRWIELLKDYDLTISYHPGKANKVADALSRKNMGKVILASLSAQPCLRETIKISQDRDPTLMKLKQQAEEGKSPDIQTDDKGVVWMKGRLCVPDIENLRQEVMSEAHKSKFSVHPGSTKMYKDLKKNFWWSGMKKDVAMFVSKCHVCQLVKAEHQRPGGLLQPLEIPEWKWEHISMDFVVGLPRSRQSYDGIWVIVDRLTKSAHFLPVCMNYNLDKLATLYMNNIVRLHGVPVSILSDRDPRFASRFWKSFQKAMGTKVTLSTAYHPQTDGQTERKIQTLEDMLRACALDFNGNWSEHLSLIEFAYNNSYHSSIGMAPYEALYGRKCRSPLYWDEVGEKAMVGPELIQETVDKVAMIKERLKTAQDRQKSWADLKRRPVEFEVGEKAYVKVSPMKGVMRFNKTGKLNPRYVGPFEILEKVGTLAYKIALPPDMSRIHNVFHVSQLRKYISDPSHILEAGPLLVEGKLNEELKYEEIPIRIVDWLIDSGCTNHMTKNKELFKELRTADSKKVRIGNGDCIEVKGKCTIAIESCTGTKLIHDVLYVPEIDQNLISIGQLIEKGYKVTFNNGSCLIEDQAGLKIFNIKMKKRSFSFNPLEEEHAAFLAKESITGIWHKRLGHYHLRGLQYMKSSQFTNDLPDLDKQIPNCQACQYEKQSRKTFPKTAWRATQKLQLIHIDVCGPQSTKSLSGMKVENESGCKIKALRSDNGKEYTSEAFNQFCEESGIQHQLTAPYTPQQNGVSQRQNRYIMEMTRCMLHEKSLPKKFWAEAANTAVFLQNRPPTRVVKDQTPFEVWYGYKPTLKFLKICGCLCYTHVPQRKHDKLDKRASPSIFIGYSDVSKAYKIFKPQDGKIVVSRDVHFVEDKKWDWNISAKEDKVSQQLKFQHLTNDEISYQINDDWQNEAFDDAPIRGTRSLSEIYHRCNIAVCEPASYEEAKKDQNWMVAMKEELSMIEKNKTWYLVERPQDRKVIGVKWGFRTKLNANGLVHKYKARLVVRHFAQIFGVDYLDTFAPVAGLDTIKMLLAIAAQKNWRVYQLDVKSAFLNGDLKEEIYVDQPEGFVKKGEEDKVYLLKKALYGLKQAPRVWYSKIDDYLLSLGFVKSLSESTLYVKQEGNEVLVISLYVDDLLVTGSNTTLIKNFKLKIMKVFEMTDLGLMTFFLGMEIKQKEHEVFICQRKYEKEILKKFKFEDCKEVSTPMNQKEKLCEDDGTDKVNEEFFRSLVGCLMYLTTTKPDIINAVSILSRFMHCASTIDLGVKFTKSKEFKLVGFLDSDWGGSVDDVKSTSGYCFSFGAGIFSWCSRKQENVAQSTAEAEFIAAASAVNQAI, encoded by the exons ATGGACGGGAGACCAGTACGAAACAACCGCAACCCACGCTACGGAAATCGCAATAACAACCGTAATAACACCGACAATGAAGAGAACCTACCTCCGCCACCACCACCAGGATTGGGCCTAAGTCAAGCTGATTTAATGGCCATAGCAACTATTGTGGCCACCACCATCCAAGGGTTGGGAAACACAAACGCCAATGGCAATCCGCCACCACCAGGACCTCCAGCACAGGGGGTCAAGTACCACTACGAGTCTCTCCGAAAGAATCgagctcaaacattcaaaggAGACCCGGACCCTGAAGTTGCCCAAAACTGGATCAAAAATATTGAGACCCAACTCCGCCTACTCGAGATTCCCAACGAGTTCAAGGTGGATGTGGTGACACCATTTTTAGAAGAAAAAGCAGCCAAATGGTGGGAGACAGTCTCACCAGCTGTGACAGCAAATGGACCAATCACATGGCAACAATTCCGAGAGGTATTCCTGAAACAGTACTATCCGGCTGAAGTGAGATTACAGAAGTtgagtgaatttgaaaatttcgctCAAACTATGGATATGTCTGTGATGGAGTATACTTCAAAGTTCAACTCCCTTGGAACCTATGCACCCACTATCATGGCTGATGATACTTTGAAAATGCATCGGTTCAAGCGTGGTTTGAGCAGCCGTATTCAGTCAGCTTTAGCAGTTTATCAACCTACGAGCTTTGCTGATCTAATGGGCGCAGCAATAAGAGCAGAGACAGACATCAAACGCCGGGAGGATGAGAACAAGAATAAGCGACCTCATTCTGGACAATCTTTTCAAGGGAAACAACCGTTCAAAAGACCAAATCAGTCCAGTGGGACTTTCAAGGGCGCTTCGTCCAGTCCAACATATCAAGAGGCCAAGATGTGTCCTATCTGCAATAACCGCCATTCTGGGGAATGCCGTAGAAAAACTGGTGCATGCTTCAATTGTGGGAAATTGGGACATCGAATTGCTGATTGTCCCGAGCCGAAGAAAGGGACATGGTCAAATAGTGATACTACCTCCAACAAGCCGAAGGAAAATAAGCCCAACGCTCGTGTGTTTGCAATGACTCATAAAGAGGCAGATGACTCAAACGATGTCGTGGCAGGTACCATTCTAATCAATGAAATGCCAGCTTATgtattgtttgattgtggtgccactcATTCGTTCATATCTAAGAGGTTCACTAAGAAATTAAGGCTTATACCTGAGGTACTTGTTGAACCATTTAGAGTAGCAACTCCCACAAGTAAGACAATTGAAACTCATAGGGTGCACAAAGATTGTAATATCGGTATCAATGAGCACATATTTCAAGCTGAATTGATTCAACTAAACATGGTGGAGTTCGACGCCATTCTGGGAATGAATTGGCTATCAAAGAATCACGCAATTGTAGACTGCCGCCTGAAGAACGTCAAACTAAGGGCTCCGAACCAAGAAGAAATCGTTTACTATGGCAAAGTCAAGAAACATGAATCCTTACTATCTGCTTCCCagacttggaaagccatgaaaagtggagaagaagTTTACCTGGCTATGTTAAGCGAGGTAAAGGAAGGAaccacacttgcactagaaaagaTTCCGGTAGTACAAGAGTTTCCGGATGTCTTTCCTGAAGAACTCCCTGGCACAATCCCTGACCGCGAAGtggaatttgagattaatttagTACCCAATGCTAcaccaatctcaaaagcaccgtaccgaatggctccagcagagttgaaagaactcaaaAAACAACTTCAAGAATTGTTGGATAAGAAGCAAATCCGACCAAGCGCATCACCATGGGGAGCTCCTGtcctatttgtgaagaaaaaagacggaagcatgagattgtgtattgattacagggaactgaataagatcacaatcaagaataagtacccgcTTCCAAGGATAGATGACTTGTTTGACCAACTCAAAGGAGCTACAGTCTTTTCCAAGCTCGACTTAAGGTCAGGCTACCACCAACTAAAGGTCAAAACAGACGATATTccgaagacagccttcagaacaaggtatgggcactatgagttcatCGTAATGCCGTTCGGGTTGACAAACGCTCCGGCagcattcatggatctcatgaataggGTGTTCAAACCGTTTCTTGACAAGTTCGTTGTGGTATTCATCGAcgatattcttgtatattcgtCAAGTGAGGAGGACCACAAAGAACATCTTCGTCTCACCCTCCAGACGCTTAGAGAAAAGGAACTGTACGCCAAGTTCAggaaatgcgaattctggctaAAGAGCGTCACATTCTTGGGACACATAATATCAGCAGCAGGAGTGTCTGTGGACCCTAAGAAGGTAGAAGCAATCATGGATTGGTCGAGACCAAAGAATGTGGCAGAAATTCGAAGCTTCTTGGGATTAGCGGGCTATtatcgaaaatttgttgaaggattctcttcaatagccatacccctcactaaactcacacaaaagaactctaagtttcaatggagtgaagaatgtgagCAAAGTTTCGAGACCTTGAAGAAGAAACTTGCCTCTACTCCGGTATTGGTATTGCCATCTGAAGGAAAAaacttcaccatctacagtgatGCTTCTAAAGGAGGTTTAGGATGTGTGCTCATGCAAGATGGAAGGGTGATCGCCTACGCTTCAAGGCAACTGAAACCATATGAGCACAACTATCCGACGCATGACCTCGAACTAGCTGCAGTGGTGTTCGCACTaaaaatatggagacattatctcTATGGAGCCAAGTgtgagattttcactgatcaccaaagtctcaagtatttgttcactcaaaaagaactaaatatgCGGCAGAGACGATGGATTGAACTCCTGAAGGATTACGATTTGACAATAAGCTATCATCCGGGCAAGGCAAACAAGGTAGCTGACGCTTTGAGTCGGAAGAATATGGGCAAGGTAATACTAGCGTCACTTTCAGCACAACCGTGCCTCCGGGAAACAATCAAAATAAGTCAAGATCGAGACCCCACTTTGATGAAACTGAAACAACAAGCTGAAGAAGGAAAATCACCAGATATTCAGACAGATGACAAAGGAGTtgtgtggatgaaaggacgattgtgtGTACCTGACATTGAAAATCTTCGACAGGAAGTAATGTCTGAAGCacacaagtcaaaattttcagtccacCCCGGCAGTACCAAAATGTATAAAGATTTGAAGAAAAACTTCTGGTGGAGTGGAATGAAAAAGGACGTTGCAATGTTTGTCTCCAAGTGTCACGTGTGCCAACtagtcaaggcagaacaccagagacctggTGGACTTCTTCAACCTTTGGAAATCccggaatggaaatgggaacatatttccatggactttgtagtcggTTTACCAAGGTCTAGACAAAGCTATGATGGtatatgggtaatcgtagatagactcacaaaatctgcGCATTTCTTACCTGTCTGCATGAACTATAATCTGGATAAACTGGCCACCTTGTACATGAATAATATCGTACGGTTACACGGAGTTCCAGTTAGCATACTATcagacagagatccgaggtttgcatcccgtttttggaagagctttcaaaAAGCTATGGGGACAAAAGTTACTCTTAGTACGGCATATCACCCTCAAACAGACGGCCAAACTGAGAGGAAAATACAAACTTTGGAGGACATGCTGAGAGCGTGTGCTCTAGACTTCAATGGTAATTGGAGCGAACATCTGTCCTTAATCGAGTTCGCATACAATAATAGTTATCACAGcagtattggaatggcaccgTACGAAGCTCTGTATGGACGAAAGTGTCGATCGccactatattgggatgaagtaggggaaaaaGCCATGGTTGGACCCGAACTGATCCAAGAAACAGTGGATAAAGTTGCTATGATCAAAGAGAGACTGAAAACTGCACAGgatcgacagaaaagctggGCTGACCTGAAAAGAAGACCCGTGGAATTTGAAGTGGGTGAAAAAGCATATGTGAAAGtgtcacccatgaagggtgtgatgcggttcaATAAAACTGGGAAATTGAATCCTAGATACGTCGGACCTTTTGAAATCTTAgagaaagtgggaacacttGCTTATAAAATAGCACTTCCACCTGATATGTCAAGaatccacaatgttttccacgttTCGCAGCTAAGGAAATATATTTCCGATCCAAGTCATATTCTGGAGGCTGGACCACTTCTGGTTGAGGGCAAGCTAAATGAGGAGCTGAAGTACGAAGAAATTCCAATCCGAATTGTGG ATTGGTTGATTGATAGTGGTTGCACCAATCACATGACCAAGAACAAGGAACTGTTCAAAGAATTGAGGACTGCAGATTCGAAGAAAGTTAGAATTGGCAATGGTGACTGCATTGAAGTAAAAGGCAAGTGCACCATAGCAATAGAAAGCTGCACAGGAACCAAGTTAATACATGATGTACTATATGTTCCTGAAATTGATCAAAATTTGATAAGTATTGGTCAATTAATAGaaaaggggtacaaagtgacttTTAACAATGGTTCTTGTCTGATTGAAGACCAAGCAGGCCTGAAAATCttcaatatcaaaatgaaaaagAGAAGTTTTTCTTTCAATCCACTTGAAGAGGAGCATGCTGCATTCTTGGCAAAGGAAAGTATCACTGGAATATGGCACAAGAGGCTAGGTCACTATCATCTTCGAGGTTTGCAATACATGAAGTCCAGTCAGTTCACAAATGATTTGCCTGACCTTGATAAACAAATTCCAAATTGTCAAGCTTGTCAGTATGAAAAGCAAAGCAGAAAGACATTTCCAAAGACGGCTTGGAGAGCAACACAAAAATTGCAGCTAATACACATTGATGTGTGTGGTCCTCAAAGTACAAAATCACTGTCAGGAA TGAAAGTTGAAAATGAAAGTGGATGCAAAATTAAAGCTCTTAGATCAGACAATGGGAAGGAGTATACCTCAGAAGCTTTCAATCAATTTTGTGAGGAATCGGGCATTCAACATCAACTCACTGCTCCATATactccacaacaaaatggagttAGTCAAAGACAGAATAGATATATTATGGAGATGACAAGATGTATGTTGCACGAGAAGAGTTTGCCAAAgaaattttgggcagaagcagcaAATACAGCTGTATTCCTTCAAAACAGACCTCCTACAAGGGTAGTCAAAGATCAAACACCATTTGAAGTCTGGTATGGATACAAACCAAccttaaaatttcttaaaatatgtGGTTGTTTGTGTTACACTCATGTTCCGCAGAGGAAGCATGACAAACTTGACAAAAGAGCATCACCAAGCATCTTTATAGGCTATAGCGATGTGAGTAAAgcttataaaattttcaaaccaCAAGATGGGAAAATTGTTGTAAGCAGAGATGTGCATTTCGTGGAAGACAAAAAATGGGACTGGAATATTTCAGCAAAGGAGGACAAAGTTTCACAGCAACTGAAGTTTCAACATCTGACTAATGATGAAATATCATATCAGATTAATGATGATTGGCAAAATGAAGCATTTGATGATGCTCCTATTAGAGGTACTAGATCTCTTTCTGAAATATATCACAGGTGCAACATAGCAGTGTGTGAACCAGCAAGTTATGAAGAAGCCAAGAAAGATCAAAATTGGATGGTTGCAATGAAGGAGGAGTTGTCCATGATTGAAAAGAACAAGACTTGGTATCTTGTGGAGAGACCTCAAGATAGAAAAGTAATTGGAGTCAAATGGGGGTTTAGAACTAAACTCAATGCTAATGGTTTAGTTCACAAGTACAAAGCAAGGCTAGTGGTGAGGCATTTTGCACAGATATTTGGTGTTGACTACTTAGACACTTTTGCACCAGTTGCTGGGCTTGACACCATCAAAATGCTGCTTGCAATTGCTGCTCAAAAAAACTGGAGAGTCTACCAGTTAGATGTTAAGTCAGCCTTCTTGAATGGTGACTTGAAGGAAGAAATCTATGTTGATCAACCTGAAGGATTTGTGAAGAAAGGAGAAGAAGACAAGGTTTATCTTCTCAAGAAGGCTCTTTATGGcttgaaacaagctccaagggTTTGGTACAGCAAAATTGATGATTATTTGCTGAGCTTGGGATTTGTTAAAAGTCTCTCCGAATCAACTTTGTATGTAAAACAAGAAGGCAATGAGGTTCTTGTTATATCACTTTATGTTGACGATTTGTTAGTTACAGGATCTAACACAACACTTATAAAAAACTTCAAGCTCAAGATTATGAAAGTTTTTGAAATGACAGATCTTGGCTTaatgacattctttcttggaatGGAAATTAAGCAAAAAGAGCATGAAGTCTTCATCTGTCAGAGGAAGTATGAAAAGGAGATTCTGAAGAAATTCAAGTTTGAAGATTGCAAAGAAGTGAGTACACCAATGAATCAAAAGGAAAAGTTGTGTGAAGACGATGGTACTGATAAAGTGAATGAAGAATTTTTTAGAAGCTTGGTGGGATGCTTGATGTATTTGACAACAACAAAACCAGACATTATTAATGCCGTAAGTATTCTATCTAGATTTATGCATTGTGCAA GTACAATTGATCTTGGAGTCAAGTTCACAAAAAGCAAGGAATTCAAGCTAGTAGGATTCTTAGATAGTGATTGGGGAGGATCAGTTGATGACGTGAAAAGCACCTCAGGTTATTGCTTTAGTTTTGGGGCTGGCATTTTTTCATGGTGttcaagaaaacaagaaaatgtgGCACAGTCCACTGCAGAGGCTGAATTCATTGCTGCAGCCTCAGCTGTCAATCAAGCAATATAG
- the LOC140988195 gene encoding protein LAZY 1-like isoform X1, whose amino-acid sequence MKLLGWMHRKFRQNSSETAKDFSIGLIGQPSLEDLQCYQKGNYYSKSLGKAQRENYLRSSFASLEAARVEEEDLEDEPSAALTELFHGFLAIGTLGTEQFPSNPATPTFSISVDHIAEKETEVTENELKLINDELEKVLGGRDSSCNVSSGRNSHVSVGRISHCSATTLSGKPMENTETSGNGGIICPLQSYLFGSAIGLPDAAPPVRKEHRTSLGELFQKSKIVEENSGTKSDRSEKRLDKETDKSAVYLMKKILKKRMLHASSRSNAPSSGGAVDTATADKKLHKILHIFNRKVHPESSTSTHRSHKATKNELKVNNPNLATISDSGGLVPAAEDIRIYPQRAISKESTWSFKSQATQNNDDISGNELWVKTDADCK is encoded by the exons ATGAAG CTACTAGGTTGGATGCATCGGAAGTTCCGGCAGAACAGCAGCGAAACAGCAAAGGACTTTTCTATTG GGCTTATAGGACAGCCATCGCTAGAAGACCTACAATGCTACCAGAAAGGAAACTACTACAGCAAGTCCTTGGGCAAAGCCCAAAGAGAGAACTACCTCAGAAGCTCATTTGCCAGCCTAGAGGCTGCAAGGGTGGAAGAAGAGGACCTTGAAGACGAACCATCAGCTGCTCTCACCGAGCTTTTCCATGGATTTCTTGCTATTGGTACTCTTGGCACCGAACAATTCCCCAGCAACCCTGCAACACCAACATTTTCAATATCTGTGGATCACATAGCCGAGAAAGAAACTGAAGTCACTGAAAATGAGCTGAAGCTAATCAATGATGAGCTGGAGAAGGTACTGGGAGGCAGAGATTCGAGTTGTAACGTCTCATCTGGAAGAAACAGCCATGTCAGTGTCGGAAGGATAAGTCATTGTAGTGCAACTACACTCAGCGGCAAGCCAATGGAAAACACAGAGACATCGGGAAATGGAGGAATAATCTGTCCACTGCAAAGCTATCTTTTCGGATCAGCAATTGGACTACCAGATGCAGCACCACCTGTAAGGAAAGAACACAGGACGTCTCTTGGGGAGCTTTTTCAGAAGTCTAAAATAGTAGAGGAAAACTCTGGAACTAAATCAGACAGGAGCGAAAAGCGATTGGACAAGGAAACTGATAAATCAGCTGTGTATCTCATGAAGAAAATACTGAAGAAAAGAATGCTACATGCATCCTCCAGGAGCAACGCACCCTCCTCTGGAGGAGCAGTGGATACTGCAACAGCTGACAAGAAACTGCATAAG ATCCTACATATATTCAACAGAAAAGTTCATCCTGAAAGCTCAACATCTACACACCGGTCTCATAAAGCCACCAAAAATGAGTTAAAGGTCAATAACCCCAATTTGGCTACAATATCTGATAGTGGAGGTCTGGTGCCTGCTGCAGAAGACATCAGAATATATCCTCAACGAGCCATATCAAAGGAAAGCACTTGGAGCTTCAAGAGCCAGGCTACGCAAAACAACGACGACATTAGTGGGAACGAGCTTTGGGTCAAAACCGATGCCGATTGTAAGTAA
- the LOC140988195 gene encoding protein LAZY 1-like isoform X2, whose amino-acid sequence MKLLGWMHRKFRQNSSETAKDFSIGLIGQPSLEDLQCYQKGNYYSKSLGKAQRENYLRSSFASLEAARVEEEDLEDEPSAALTELFHGFLAIGTLGTEQFPSNPATPTFSISVDHIAEKETEVTENELKLINDELEKVLGGRDSSCNVSSGRNSHVSVGRISHCSATTLSGKPMENTETSGNGGIICPLQSYLFGSAIGLPDAAPPVRKEHRTSLGELFQKSKIVEENSGTKSDRSEKRLDKETDKSAVYLMKKILKKRMLHASSRSNAPSSGGAVDTATADKKLHKILHIFNRKVHPESSTSTHRSHKATKNELKVNNPNLATISDSGGLVPAAEDIRIYPQRAISKESTWSFKSQATQNNDDISGNELWVKTDADCK is encoded by the exons CTACTAGGTTGGATGCATCGGAAGTTCCGGCAGAACAGCAGCGAAACAGCAAAGGACTTTTCTATTG GGCTTATAGGACAGCCATCGCTAGAAGACCTACAATGCTACCAGAAAGGAAACTACTACAGCAAGTCCTTGGGCAAAGCCCAAAGAGAGAACTACCTCAGAAGCTCATTTGCCAGCCTAGAGGCTGCAAGGGTGGAAGAAGAGGACCTTGAAGACGAACCATCAGCTGCTCTCACCGAGCTTTTCCATGGATTTCTTGCTATTGGTACTCTTGGCACCGAACAATTCCCCAGCAACCCTGCAACACCAACATTTTCAATATCTGTGGATCACATAGCCGAGAAAGAAACTGAAGTCACTGAAAATGAGCTGAAGCTAATCAATGATGAGCTGGAGAAGGTACTGGGAGGCAGAGATTCGAGTTGTAACGTCTCATCTGGAAGAAACAGCCATGTCAGTGTCGGAAGGATAAGTCATTGTAGTGCAACTACACTCAGCGGCAAGCCAATGGAAAACACAGAGACATCGGGAAATGGAGGAATAATCTGTCCACTGCAAAGCTATCTTTTCGGATCAGCAATTGGACTACCAGATGCAGCACCACCTGTAAGGAAAGAACACAGGACGTCTCTTGGGGAGCTTTTTCAGAAGTCTAAAATAGTAGAGGAAAACTCTGGAACTAAATCAGACAGGAGCGAAAAGCGATTGGACAAGGAAACTGATAAATCAGCTGTGTATCTCATGAAGAAAATACTGAAGAAAAGAATGCTACATGCATCCTCCAGGAGCAACGCACCCTCCTCTGGAGGAGCAGTGGATACTGCAACAGCTGACAAGAAACTGCATAAG ATCCTACATATATTCAACAGAAAAGTTCATCCTGAAAGCTCAACATCTACACACCGGTCTCATAAAGCCACCAAAAATGAGTTAAAGGTCAATAACCCCAATTTGGCTACAATATCTGATAGTGGAGGTCTGGTGCCTGCTGCAGAAGACATCAGAATATATCCTCAACGAGCCATATCAAAGGAAAGCACTTGGAGCTTCAAGAGCCAGGCTACGCAAAACAACGACGACATTAGTGGGAACGAGCTTTGGGTCAAAACCGATGCCGATTGTAAGTAA